From the genome of Bacteroidota bacterium:
TGAATGGAAATCCAGACAGGCCTTTCTGAAGAATCCGTCCTTATTTCACGAATACGGAATGGAGAGAAACAAGCATACAAGATCCTTTATGATGATCATGTCGAACTCCTGTTTCGTTTTCTGAAGCAGTTCAGAAAAAACGACAGCGATGTTCAAGAGCTGGTTCAACGTGCATTCATCAAAGCGTTTGAAGGATTAGGCTCATTCAACAATCGTTCGAAGTTCAAAACGTGGTTGTTCCAAATAGCATTAAATGAAATGCGTAGCGATATCAGAAGAAATGCCATCATTCCATTTGTCGAAATGGATACGGTAGATGAATCGATTGCTGAAATCGAAGATGAATCAATCGAATGGAATTCAACATTGCGAACACTGTTTGAACAATTGGATGAGACTAAACGGGCAGTGTTCGTTCTGTATGAAGTGGAAGGATATTCGCATGCTGAAATTGCCGTTATGCTGAATATCGGTGAGAGCACATCCAGAACGATATTGACACGGACGAAACACATTCTGCGAAATCAATTGAAAGTAACAAGGAGAAAATCATGATCGATCCAAAACAATTTTATACTGACAATGATCTTCCCGATGAAAAATCAAAACAGGGTATGTGGGACAGCATATCTAAAAGCAGTTGGCCAACAACAAACAGTTACCGTTTTGATCGCCGAAGTTTCATCTATGGTATCGCCGCTTCATTTATCATCATGTTCTCCAGTATTGGTATCTATTCAGTATTTAAAATGTTGATGGAGACAACACAACCGCAGGAGATCCGGATGGATCGAGCCTATCAATCCGCAATCCGTGAATTTGAAGCTGTTGTCCATTCTACCGCTACCCCCTCTTCATCAACCACGAATAACGATCTTGCCTCCCTTCGTGTGATGCGCCTGCAATATTTAAACCAAGCGATTGAACAATTACGGCAAGAGACCAATTCACACGACCTGTCGCCGTTGAAACGTCAGAGGCTTCATGAATTATACAACATGAAACTGACATTATTACAAGAGATGTTACAACAAGGAGATATAGTATTATGAAAATTATAGCATACATAGTGATGTACTCGGTAATGTTGTTGAGCGCCGAAGTAAAAAGTATTAAAAAAACAATACCAGTGAAGGATGCTCAAGCGGTGGAATTAATGGGATTCAGCGGCGCATCGCTCACTATAAAATCGTGGGATAAAAATGAGATCGCGATTGACATTAAGGTGGATTATTCATCCTCAAATAAAGAGAATGAACAAGAGTATGTTCAATCGGTCGATGTCACCCAAGAGCAGACTGGCGAACGGGTCATTGTTTCTTTCCGTCAATCGAAGAGAGGTGACGAGGGATTTTCTTGGAAGAAACTTTTCAGTTTACAGTTTTTCACATATTCGAACCTAAAAGTAACCGGTGAAATCTATGTCCCAGCATCACATCCCCTGATTGCCGACTTTCGCTACGGAGATTATTCGCTTGAAGGAATCCAAGGGTCTTTAGAATTGTATGGTGTTTCAAATACCTTATTCATTAAAAATTGTTCCGCAATTAAAAAAATTGAAAATAATTACGGGAAAACCACCATCGAGCAAAGCGGCGGCGGCCTTTCGCTTGAAGGAACAAGTTCAACAATTTCCATCAGAAACTTTACCGGCCAAGTGGATGCTGATGCAAGTTATTCAACTATTACGCTCAACAGTATTAAACAAAATGCAACAGTATTGTGTGTGAGTGGACATATTGAAATGAATGATATAGGGGGAAACGTTATTCTCGATGCAAAATATTCCAAAATGCGTCTGGAAAAAGTGAGAGGAACCACATCAATTGAATCACAAAGCGGAACCATTCAAATGAAAGAGATTTTTGGTGCCGATATTGACGCTCCCTATAGCAACATCAGCATCGAATCGGTGAATGGAACCGGAAATCCGATCTCCGTGAGAAATATGTCGGGAGATGTCACAATCTACAATTGTTCGCGCGACGTAAAGATTGAAGACTCATACTCAAAAATAGAATTGGAGAACATTCAGGGAAACATAAAAATAGCGGGGCAAAGCTCTTCCATTGATGGAAAACGGATCACCGGCAATGTGATAATCAAGGATGAGTACGCAGATATTCAGATCGATCAGCTCTCCGCTTCAACAGTGGAAATCACCAACAAAAGTAACAAGATTGATATCGATCTCCTGACTAAACCTGCCAAGATAGAAATCTTTAATGAGTATGGTCCTGTCAGTGTCAGGCTCCCCGATTTTATCGGTGACGTAAAGTTAAAGGCATCCTACGGATCGGTCATAACAAACTTGCCGGTGGAAGTGGAAGAGATCGGCGGAGGATTCATTGCCATGGGAAAAATCGGTAATGGGAGCGGAACGATGAACATCAAAACAGTTTCCGGAAATATTGAAGTACATCAGAAGAAATAATTGTTCTACTGTTAGTTGTAGGAGACCTCTAAGGTGTCCTACAGCTAACCGTCTCATTGCAACGCTATTTTCTTTTCATCCAAACAACATAGATTAAAAATGCTACACCAAAACCAACAAACCATGCATAATTATATAAATGCATAAGGAATGACCCTACTGAAGCAGGATCGATTACCTTAATCGTTCCTAAAAATCCCGGAATATTCGGAAGCACTCCGAGGATCAACGCAGTTACAGCCGCAATGTTAAACCCATTCGTATATGTATAGTCACCGGTTGAAAGATAAAGATCGAGCGGTTTGAGATTTGTTTTCCGAACAATAAAATAGTCGGCGATTAAAATTCCTCCGATCGGTCCAAGCAATGCCGAATATCCGACAAGCCAGGTAAAGATATATCCACTCGGGTCTGCCACAAGTTTCCACGGTTGAATGAGAATGCCGATAATTCCTGTAATCAATCCGCCAAGACGAAATGTTATTTTTGAAGGCCAGAGATTGGCAAAATCGTTTGCAGGACTAACAACATTTGCCGCAAGATTTGTTGCAAGTGTAGCAAGACATAGTGCGAATAAGGAAATTGCGAGCACAATGGGATTCGTGAATTTGGTAATCAATATGATCGGATCCCAGATTGGAAATCCACCGAAGATCACTATGGTAGCGGAAGTTACTGCAACACCAATAAATGCATACAAGCCCATCGTCAATGGAAGTCCAATCATTTGTCCAAGCATTTGACTTCGCTGCGTTTTGGAATAGCGTGTGAAATCCGGAATGTTTAACGATAGTGTTGCCCAAAATCCAATCATTCCTGTCAGTGATGGAAAGAAAACCATCCAGAATTGCCCTTCCTTTACTCCGCCGGAAACAAATTGCGATGGTTGCGAAAGCATAGGTCCAAATCCACCAGCCTGCTGATACGCCCATGCGAGAAGCGCCAATCCTAAAATGATTAAGAGCGGCGCTTTAATGTCGAGCAAAAATCGAATCGATTCAATCCCCTTGTAAATCACCAATATATTGATCCCCCAAAAGAACATGAAACAACCGAACTGAGCAATGTTAATCCCGGCAATCCACACTGGCAGCGCATCCCATGCAGGAATATAAATTGTAAAGATTTTATAAATTGCCCAGCCACCGATCCATGTTTGAATTCCGAACCAGCCGCAGGCAACAAATGCGCGAAGCAGCGCCGGAATATTTGCGCCTAACACTCCGAATGATGCGCGGCAATAAACAGGAAAAGGAATTCCATATTTCGTCCCGGCATGCGCATTCAGAATCATTGGAACCAGTACAATCACATTTCCTAAAAATACTGTAATCACCGCTTGATACCAATTCATCCCTTCTGCAATTAATCCGGAGGCTAACATGTAGGTTGGAATACATGCTGACATCGAAATCCACAATGCAGCAATATTATACGTTCCCCACTTGCGTTGTGCAATCGTTGTCGGCGCGAGATCGTGATTGATTAGTGAACTTTTACCAATCGAAGTATAATCAGTTTCGACAAGTTCGGAGGAGAGAAAATTGAACATAGAGTTTTTGATTTGGTAGGTTTAATGATCTACGATGGAGACTACCTCAAAAGTGGCCTCCATCGCATAAAACTCAAATTATTCCATTCACTTTATTTCGTTTAATAAATTTTCCATAACCCGGTTTTACATTGATCTGATTGTTTTCGATTGCAACCTGGCCGCGCATCAAAACAGATTTGACCTTCCCTTTCATGTTCCATCCTTCATATCCGGAATAATCCACATTCATGTGATGTGTCTTTGCGGAAAGTATATGTTCTTCATTTGGATCAAGAATGATAATATCCGCATCCGAACCGACTGCCACACATCCTTTTCTCGGGAACATTCCGAAAATTTTTGCAGCATTGGTCGAGGTGACTTCGACAAATTTATTTAATGAGATTCGTCCTTTGTTTACTCCTTCAGAAAAAAGTAATTCCATTCTGTGTTCTATTCCTGGTGCACCATTTGGAATTTTCGAAAAATCATCTTTCCCCATCAATTTTTGTTCCCATTTGAAAGGACAGTGATCAGTTGCAACAACTTGCACCGATCCTTGATTGATTCCTCCCCATAAAGATTCTTGATCTTTCTTTTGTCGAAGTGGCGGCGACATGACCCACTTTGCCCCTTCAAAATTTTGTTCATACAGAGAAGCATCCAGAATAAGATATTGAATGCATGTCTCCCCATACACTCGCTGATTCCTAGCGGCAACTCTTCGAACTTGATTGAGTGCTCCTTCACACGTCATATGAACAATGTATGCAGGAACACCGGTATAATATGCCATATCGGAAAAACGCCCCGAGGCTTCCGCTTCGGTAATCTCCGGCTGCGACAAATAATGATACAGCGGCGCAAGTTTTCCTTCAGCACGATGTTTTGCCACAAGAAAATCAATCATATCACCATTGGTTGCGTGAACTGTTACCATACCGCCCTGCTTCTTCACTTCCTGCATCAATCCAACCATTTGACGATCATCAATCATCAGCGCACCTTTGTAGGCCATGAATGTTTTAAAGGATGTAATTCCCTCGTCATTCACCATCTTTTCAATTTCAGTTTTTGTGCTTTCATTAAAATCTGTCACCGCCATATGAAATGAATAATCGCATGCTGCTTTTCCATTGGATCGTCCCCGCCATTCCTCCAGAGCGTGATATAGAGATTTCCCTTGCTTCTGAAGCACGAAATCGATCACCATGGTCGTCCCGCCAAAGAGTGCAGCACTTGTTCCGGTGGCATAATTGTCACTGGAGAATGTTCCCATAAACGGCATGTCCAGATGAACATGAGGATCAATACCGCCGGGCATGACAAGTTTTCCTGTTGCGTCAATCGTCTTGTCCGCTTTTACCTGTAGGTTTTTTCCTATCAGAGAAACTGTTTCACCTTCAACGAAAACATCGGCGACGAAATCTTCGTCTGCGGTGATAATTCTTCCGTTTTTAATTAGGATTGACATAAGATAGCCTCAATAAAAAAAGTTCGAAGTTGGTGGTTCATGTTTCAGGATTCAAGCTTCATGAGAAATGGTATAAAGAGCATTCTTTGAAAAATAAATCGCTTATAAAAATACTGTTTCTTTTCCTGCCACCTGAATCGTGAATCATGAATCAATTTGTTTTTTAATGCACATCAATTCCGTGCTTGTGCTGGAATTTTCTCAGGTCATCCATGGTCATCGGCTGTGGCAACTCCTGAACAAGCTCATTCCACGTCTTTGAATTTTTTCCGTTATCTTTTTGTTCCATGGTAATGCAATTCTCAACAGGGCAAACAATGTAACACAATCGGCACCCAACGCAATCGGATTCTCGCACGGTCGGCTGTTGTTTTCCCTTCTTCGTCAACAGATCGATGCATTGATGAGCGGTATCTTCACATGCAATGTAACACAGATTGCATTGAATACATTTACTTTCGTTAATGTGCGCAACATGTTTCGACAGCAAGTTCATGTCGCCAAAATTTCCAATGTTAGGCAACGCTTTACCACGGATTTGATCTAACGAAGTATATCCTTTTTCTTCCATCCAATTGGTCGTTCCATCAATCATATCTTCAACGATACGGAAACCGTAATGCATTGCTGCAGTACAGACTTGGACACTTGTGGCACCAAGTAGAATAAATTCTAATGCATCTTTCCAATTCGATATCCCTCCCATTCCTGAAATCGGCAGGTTAATTTCGGGATCACGAGCAATTTCAGAAACCATATTCAATGCAATCGGTTTAACGGCAGGACCGGCATAGCCGCCATGACCACCTTTTCCTCCTCGCGACGGTTCAATTTGAAACGTATCCAGATTGACACCGATTATTGTATTGATAGTATTGATGAGGGAAATTCCGTCCGCTTTTCCTTTTTTAGCAGCGCGTCCTGGAAAACGAATATCCGTTACATTTGGCGTAAGTTTGACCAAAACAGGAATTGTGGAAACTTCCGTTACCCACTCAGTAATCATCGTGCAATACTCCGGCACTTGTCCTACAGCAGAACCCATTCCGCGTTCGCTCATTCCATGGGGACAGCCATAATTCAACTCGATGCCATCGGCACCAGAATCAATCGTTCGTTTAACAATGTCGTGCCATATTTGCCTGTCGGATTCAACCATCAATGAAGCCACAATTGCGCGATCCGGCCACAACTTTTTTGTCTCGGCAATTTCTTTCAGATTAATTTCGATTGAACGATCGCTGATCAATTCAATATTATTCAACCCAATAATCTTCTGTCCGTTGTAATCCACCGCACCATATCGATTGACCACATTCATTACCGGTGCACCGATTGTTTTCCAGACAGCTCCGCCCCATCCTGCTTCGAATGCTTTGCAGACCTGATATCCCGAATTCGTCGGCGGTGCAGAAGCTAACCAAAAAGGATTTGGAGATTTGATTCCGGCGCAGTTGATTGAAAGATCGACCATGGTAACCTCAAAAATAAAAAAAGGAAAAGCTGTTAAAGAACAGGTTCATGATTCACATTTCAAAAAGTATTCTTGAATCCTGAATCGTGAGACATGAATCAGGGAATAATTATTTTTTCTTTTCGAAAATATAATTATGAATTCCATACGCCGCACGTTTACCATCATACGCAGCATTCACCACTTCTTTGCCGCCATTGATGCAATCACCGCCGGCGAAGTATTTTGGATTCGTTGTTTGATACGATTTTGCATCGACGACAACCATTCCATTCTTTACTTTCAGTTTTGGAATCATGCCAAAAAACGATTCATCAATATTTTGTCCGACAGCTTTAATCACCATATCTACTTGAATTTTGAACTCCGAACGGGGAATCGGTTTCACTTTTCCGTTGATAATTTTCGTTTCAATACATTCCAATGCTTCAACGTTCTTCTTTCCGATGATCTTTTTTGGTTGGGCGTGAAAATAAAATGTGATGCCGTCCCGTTTTGCAAGATCGTATTCAAAATCATAAGCGGACATTTGTTCTCTGCCGCGGCGATAGACCATAAACACTTCTTCAGCGCCAAGCCGTTTCGCTTCCGTAGCAGCATCGATTGCAGTATTTCCTGCACCAATCACTGCAACTCGTTTCCCAACCTTCACCGATCCCCACTTACGGGTCGTTACATCTTCCACAAAATCGAGCGCATTCCGGACACCAATTAACTCCTCCCCTGAAATATGCAATTCGGTCGGTTTCGGGAGTCCTGAACCGATAAAAATAGCATCGTGTTGTTTTTCCAATTTTTCTATTGATATATTTTTGCCGATAAGAATACCCGTTTTTATCTTCGCACCCAAATTTTTAATCATCTTCACTTCATTAAGACTATCCTGCTGCATCATCTTATACGGAGCGATACCGTGAGTATCAAGTCCGCCGGGAACTTTATGTGCTTCATAGATTGTCACATCAAATCCGAGGAGCGACAATTCAGCGGCGCATGCAAGTCCGGAAGGACCGGCTCCGATAATACCGACTGATTTTCCGTTCTTTGCCGATGGAGTAAATAACTTCGGCATTCCATTCTCCACATACCAATCCATTACATGACGCTGCAATCTTCCGATCTGGATCGGTTTCTCTCCTTTTGCATTATACACACATGCTCCTTCGCAGAGAACATCCACCGGACAAGCTTTTGCACAAGTCATCGCAACCCAATTTGAAGAAAGAATGGTCCGTGCTGATCCTTTCATATTATCAGTGGTGATCTTTTTGATGAACATGGAAATATCAATGTGTGTGGGACAAGCAGTCATGCAGGGAGAATCGTAACAATAAAGACATCGATTAGCTTCAGCAAGAGCGGCAACGTCGGTTAATGCCGGTTTTAGTTCGGCAAAATTTTGCTCATACTGTTTGTGAGAAAGTTTTGAGGCGGGGTTGTTCATAGAAACACCATATGCTAAATAAGTTTTTGATTCATGTTTAATGATTCAAGATTCAGAACGATATTCGACTTCGGATTCTTTAAGAAATGCGGGTGTATCATGATCCTTTTCAACAGATTGAATAAATCGAAATAGTTTCCCATTTAGTTTTAAGATTTCTATCTCTAGATCGTTAAACTGTTTTTCATCTACCATAGATTTAGTTTCAAAAAGATATCGCAAATGTTCAAGTGACTCTTCACTAGAACCATAAGCTCTATACAAATAATGGAGAAATTCATTTTTGTATTTCCGCAAGGCGAAACCTTCCACAATATTCGATGAAACAGATTTAGATGATCTCCGAATTTGACTCCCTTCTTCATACATTTCAAACTTTGGAAGTTGTAATGTCATCTCATGAATCTTCACACCTACATTGTGAGAGATATTGTAAATCTCCAGTTTGTGATATCCTCCATCCATACTAATCTCAAAAATTTTAGAATGTTTGAATCTTGAAACATGAGGCCTGAATCTCTTTTTACTGTTCTACAAGCTCATCCGCAATCTTTAACGCTTCATCGAACACTGCAAGACCGCTGTCGAGCTCTTCTCTCGTTACGATCAACGGTGGAGCAATAACAAAGTGACTCACCCATGCCTGCAAATACACTCCATTTTTCATCATTTGCGCAGAAATTTTTTCCACAACTGATTGCACGCCGCTTACCTTGTCTTTATAAGTGTTGAAGTATGTTTTCGTTTTTTTATTCTTCATTAATTCCACTGCCCAGAAAAGCCCAAGTCCACGGACATCGGCAATAGATGGATGTTTCGATTTAAGTTCATTTAATTTCATACCGAGATATTCACCCATCTCGGCAGAACGATTGATCAGATCCATTCTTTTAAATTCGTTGATGGAAGCAATCGCCGGTGCAAGGGTCAACGGGTGCGCTTCGTAGGTGTGTCCATGAGAAAAGAAATGATCATCGAAAAACGATGCGATCTTCATCGTTGTAGCGCATAATCCCAGTGGCATATATGCTGTTGTGATCCCTTTTGCCGTAACAAGAATATCAGGCTGAACTCCCCAATGATCCATGGCAAACCATTTTCCAGTCCTTCCCCAACCAGTCATTACTTCATCAGCAATGAGAAGGACATTATGTTTGTCACAAATCTCCCTTATTTTTGGAAAATATTCTTTTGGAGGAATCAGTATGCCATTCGTTCCTACGACAGGTTCCACCAACACTGCAGCAACATCACCTTCGTTTTCAATCATATGTTCAAGATAATCAGCGCAAGCAATTCCGCATCCGGGATAGGTATGTTTAATCGGACAATCGAAGCAGTTCACTTCCGGAGAGAAGATAACACCAGGAACTTTCCCAGCAGGTTCCATTGCCCATCGGCGAGGATCACCGGTGGCAGCGATCGATCCCATTGTCGATCCATGATACGATCGATACCGGGCAATGATTTTCGTTTTGCCGGTGTACATTCGAGCAATTTTAAATGCCGCTTCGTTAGCTTCCGTTCCTGACGTGGTAAAAAAGAATTTCTCCAAACCTTTTGGCAGTACTTCAAGGAGTAGTTTACTTAACTCTGCTCGAATGTCTGTGGCAAATCCGGGAGCAATGTATGCAAGTGATTTCGCTTGATCTTCAATTGCTTTAATTACTGCTGCATTCTTGTAACCAAGATGAACACACATCAATTGTGATGAGAAATCAAAATATCGTTTCCCGCTTGCATCGGTAAAAAAACATCCTTCAGCATCCACAATGTGGAGCGGTGTCCATCCTTTTTGTTTGCGCCAGGTGCCGTAGGTGTGTTTTGCGGTGATCTCGACAACTTCTTGTGAAGTTAATTTTTCGGACATCGGATTAAATTCCTTCTTGGATATAGATATTAAAGTCGCAGGATTCAGGTTTCATGTCTCAGGATATATTTGTGTGACTTGAATCTTGAAACATGAAACCATGAATCATTTTTTGGTTAGTCTTTCAACTCTGTAATCTTTCCGTACGCTTCCGGGCGACGGTCACGATAGAATTGCCAGACAGAACGGACTTCTTGGATCATTTTCATATCCAAATCACAAATGACAAGTTCATCTTTATCGCGGCTGGCTTGCTTTAGAATTTTTCCACGCGGAGAACAAAAATAACTCTTACCATAAAATTCTCCAATCTTCCACGGCTCTTCCGTCCCCACACGATTGATTGCACCGACAAAATATCCATTGGCTGCAGCGTGTGCCGGTTGTTCCAATTCCCACAGATATTCCGAAAGACCGGCAACCGTTGCAGATGGATTAAAGACGATCTCTGCACCGTTTAATCCCAGAATGCGGGCCCCCTCAGGAAAGTGCCTGTCATAACAAATATAGACGCCAATATCTGCATATTTCGTCTTAAAGACGGGAAAGCCGAGATTTCCCGGTTTGAAATAAAATTTCTCCCAAAATCCGGGTTCCACTTGAGGAATGTGGTGCTTGCGATATTTACCCAGATATGTTCCATCAGCATCGATGATTGCTGCCGTATTATAATAAACACCTTCCATTTCAATTTCATAGATGGGAACGATCATTACCATTTTATATTTCTTTGCATATTTCTGCATCAATTTGATCGTCGGACCATCCGGAATTTTTTCCGTCATCTCATACCATTTTGTTTTTTGTTCTGCACAAAAGTAAGGGCCGTTAAACACTTCCTGCAAACAAAGAATTTGCACCCCTTCTTTTCCCGCCTTCTCTATCATGGGAATGTGTTTGTCAATCATTGCTTTTTTAATTTTGGGGATCGGTTGGTCGTTGGATGTTGCGATAGAACATTGGATGAGACCACCTCTGACGATACGAGACATAAACGCTCCTTTTCAGTGAATGGTGATTACGAAAATACAAAAATGTAGGCTATGTTAAGAAGTTCCGTGCGGATTGTCAATAGAATGGCTTGCAAAAGGAAGAGGGAGAAACAACAACGTCATTCTATCGTTCGACAGAATGACGTTAGTTTGAATAACACCATGATCAAATTAAATCACTAACAGCAAAGGGTTTTCTATGATCTTCTTGAATGATTGTAAAAACTGTGCTCCGATTGCACCGTCAACAACCCGATGATCGCAAGACATTGTTACTTTCATCGTATGACCGGCTACAACTTGACCATTCTCAACCACCGGTTTTTCAATGATTGAGCCAATGGCGAGAATTGCACCTTCCGGAGGATTGATAATGGCGGCGAAG
Proteins encoded in this window:
- a CDS encoding NCS1 family nucleobase:cation symporter-1, encoding MFNFLSSELVETDYTSIGKSSLINHDLAPTTIAQRKWGTYNIAALWISMSACIPTYMLASGLIAEGMNWYQAVITVFLGNVIVLVPMILNAHAGTKYGIPFPVYCRASFGVLGANIPALLRAFVACGWFGIQTWIGGWAIYKIFTIYIPAWDALPVWIAGINIAQFGCFMFFWGINILVIYKGIESIRFLLDIKAPLLIILGLALLAWAYQQAGGFGPMLSQPSQFVSGGVKEGQFWMVFFPSLTGMIGFWATLSLNIPDFTRYSKTQRSQMLGQMIGLPLTMGLYAFIGVAVTSATIVIFGGFPIWDPIILITKFTNPIVLAISLFALCLATLATNLAANVVSPANDFANLWPSKITFRLGGLITGIIGILIQPWKLVADPSGYIFTWLVGYSALLGPIGGILIADYFIVRKTNLKPLDLYLSTGDYTYTNGFNIAAVTALILGVLPNIPGFLGTIKVIDPASVGSFLMHLYNYAWFVGFGVAFLIYVVWMKRK
- a CDS encoding DUF4097 family beta strand repeat-containing protein; the protein is MKIIAYIVMYSVMLLSAEVKSIKKTIPVKDAQAVELMGFSGASLTIKSWDKNEIAIDIKVDYSSSNKENEQEYVQSVDVTQEQTGERVIVSFRQSKRGDEGFSWKKLFSLQFFTYSNLKVTGEIYVPASHPLIADFRYGDYSLEGIQGSLELYGVSNTLFIKNCSAIKKIENNYGKTTIEQSGGGLSLEGTSSTISIRNFTGQVDADASYSTITLNSIKQNATVLCVSGHIEMNDIGGNVILDAKYSKMRLEKVRGTTSIESQSGTIQMKEIFGADIDAPYSNISIESVNGTGNPISVRNMSGDVTIYNCSRDVKIEDSYSKIELENIQGNIKIAGQSSSIDGKRITGNVIIKDEYADIQIDQLSASTVEITNKSNKIDIDLLTKPAKIEIFNEYGPVSVRLPDFIGDVKLKASYGSVITNLPVEVEEIGGGFIAMGKIGNGSGTMNIKTVSGNIEVHQKK
- a CDS encoding RNA polymerase sigma factor is translated as MEIQTGLSEESVLISRIRNGEKQAYKILYDDHVELLFRFLKQFRKNDSDVQELVQRAFIKAFEGLGSFNNRSKFKTWLFQIALNEMRSDIRRNAIIPFVEMDTVDESIAEIEDESIEWNSTLRTLFEQLDETKRAVFVLYEVEGYSHAEIAVMLNIGESTSRTILTRTKHILRNQLKVTRRKS
- the preA gene encoding NAD-dependent dihydropyrimidine dehydrogenase subunit PreA, which produces MVDLSINCAGIKSPNPFWLASAPPTNSGYQVCKAFEAGWGGAVWKTIGAPVMNVVNRYGAVDYNGQKIIGLNNIELISDRSIEINLKEIAETKKLWPDRAIVASLMVESDRQIWHDIVKRTIDSGADGIELNYGCPHGMSERGMGSAVGQVPEYCTMITEWVTEVSTIPVLVKLTPNVTDIRFPGRAAKKGKADGISLINTINTIIGVNLDTFQIEPSRGGKGGHGGYAGPAVKPIALNMVSEIARDPEINLPISGMGGISNWKDALEFILLGATSVQVCTAAMHYGFRIVEDMIDGTTNWMEEKGYTSLDQIRGKALPNIGNFGDMNLLSKHVAHINESKCIQCNLCYIACEDTAHQCIDLLTKKGKQQPTVRESDCVGCRLCYIVCPVENCITMEQKDNGKNSKTWNELVQELPQPMTMDDLRKFQHKHGIDVH
- a CDS encoding four helix bundle protein — protein: MDGGYHKLEIYNISHNVGVKIHEMTLQLPKFEMYEEGSQIRRSSKSVSSNIVEGFALRKYKNEFLHYLYRAYGSSEESLEHLRYLFETKSMVDEKQFNDLEIEILKLNGKLFRFIQSVEKDHDTPAFLKESEVEYRSES
- a CDS encoding NAD(P)-dependent oxidoreductase; translated protein: MNNPASKLSHKQYEQNFAELKPALTDVAALAEANRCLYCYDSPCMTACPTHIDISMFIKKITTDNMKGSARTILSSNWVAMTCAKACPVDVLCEGACVYNAKGEKPIQIGRLQRHVMDWYVENGMPKLFTPSAKNGKSVGIIGAGPSGLACAAELSLLGFDVTIYEAHKVPGGLDTHGIAPYKMMQQDSLNEVKMIKNLGAKIKTGILIGKNISIEKLEKQHDAIFIGSGLPKPTELHISGEELIGVRNALDFVEDVTTRKWGSVKVGKRVAVIGAGNTAIDAATEAKRLGAEEVFMVYRRGREQMSAYDFEYDLAKRDGITFYFHAQPKKIIGKKNVEALECIETKIINGKVKPIPRSEFKIQVDMVIKAVGQNIDESFFGMIPKLKVKNGMVVVDAKSYQTTNPKYFAGGDCINGGKEVVNAAYDGKRAAYGIHNYIFEKKK
- a CDS encoding aminotransferase class III-fold pyridoxal phosphate-dependent enzyme, which encodes MSEKLTSQEVVEITAKHTYGTWRKQKGWTPLHIVDAEGCFFTDASGKRYFDFSSQLMCVHLGYKNAAVIKAIEDQAKSLAYIAPGFATDIRAELSKLLLEVLPKGLEKFFFTTSGTEANEAAFKIARMYTGKTKIIARYRSYHGSTMGSIAATGDPRRWAMEPAGKVPGVIFSPEVNCFDCPIKHTYPGCGIACADYLEHMIENEGDVAAVLVEPVVGTNGILIPPKEYFPKIREICDKHNVLLIADEVMTGWGRTGKWFAMDHWGVQPDILVTAKGITTAYMPLGLCATTMKIASFFDDHFFSHGHTYEAHPLTLAPAIASINEFKRMDLINRSAEMGEYLGMKLNELKSKHPSIADVRGLGLFWAVELMKNKKTKTYFNTYKDKVSGVQSVVEKISAQMMKNGVYLQAWVSHFVIAPPLIVTREELDSGLAVFDEALKIADELVEQ
- a CDS encoding nitrilase-related carbon-nitrogen hydrolase encodes the protein MSRIVRGGLIQCSIATSNDQPIPKIKKAMIDKHIPMIEKAGKEGVQILCLQEVFNGPYFCAEQKTKWYEMTEKIPDGPTIKLMQKYAKKYKMVMIVPIYEIEMEGVYYNTAAIIDADGTYLGKYRKHHIPQVEPGFWEKFYFKPGNLGFPVFKTKYADIGVYICYDRHFPEGARILGLNGAEIVFNPSATVAGLSEYLWELEQPAHAAANGYFVGAINRVGTEEPWKIGEFYGKSYFCSPRGKILKQASRDKDELVICDLDMKMIQEVRSVWQFYRDRRPEAYGKITELKD
- the hydA gene encoding dihydropyrimidinase codes for the protein MSILIKNGRIITADEDFVADVFVEGETVSLIGKNLQVKADKTIDATGKLVMPGGIDPHVHLDMPFMGTFSSDNYATGTSAALFGGTTMVIDFVLQKQGKSLYHALEEWRGRSNGKAACDYSFHMAVTDFNESTKTEIEKMVNDEGITSFKTFMAYKGALMIDDRQMVGLMQEVKKQGGMVTVHATNGDMIDFLVAKHRAEGKLAPLYHYLSQPEITEAEASGRFSDMAYYTGVPAYIVHMTCEGALNQVRRVAARNQRVYGETCIQYLILDASLYEQNFEGAKWVMSPPLRQKKDQESLWGGINQGSVQVVATDHCPFKWEQKLMGKDDFSKIPNGAPGIEHRMELLFSEGVNKGRISLNKFVEVTSTNAAKIFGMFPRKGCVAVGSDADIIILDPNEEHILSAKTHHMNVDYSGYEGWNMKGKVKSVLMRGQVAIENNQINVKPGYGKFIKRNKVNGII